In Desulfobacterales bacterium, the genomic stretch ACAAAATGCATTCCACGGCGGTTTATTTTCTTTCTATCTCTAAAACCGATTTATGGGGCAACATACTGCTGGGAATGTGCGTGAGCTTGGTAATTGTCATCCAGGTGCCGGCGGCTTTAGGCGGCACCACCACTTGGGCAAGCTTGGTTGCATACCTGACATTTCTTCGGCTGGGGGTGAACTCTTTTAAAGGGATAATGTCTTTTTTGACCAAGTTTTCGCGGTTTTATCCATATATCCATCGGTACCAACATTTTGTGCAAAGCGCTGAATCCAAACCGAATAAAGAAGATCGGCTAGTGATAAAAACGGCTGCCCATGGAATCTATGAGCAAAGTGCTGAAATCGAAATCCGGGAACCCGTACGCATGGCCCTGGTGACTGGTGTCCCCCTTTCGCGTTATTCCTTCCCCTACATGGTGAGGCTCGGGAGCAAGGCTGACAACGGGATATTTGTATCCCCCCGGGAGTGTTTTTTTATTGGGTGCAAGGGTCTGCCCCAACGCGACGGTTCTTTGCGCAGTATGCTCAATCTGCCGGAGGGATTTTCCCCAAAAGACTTGGAGCAGGCCATGCCGAGGGACGTGTATGAAGAAGTGCACAAACATATCGGTACGAATTTAGACAAAAACATTGGGGAAGACAAATGGGAGAAGCTTTATTTAGCCCACCGTGTGGAGCTGGGCATTGTGGCGGCGATGCTAAACCAGGCTAAGGTTGTGATCATAGATCAAAACACGCTGGCCCAGATTCCCGAAGCAAAGCGCAAAGAGGTACTCGCTCAATTGAAAAAGCATAAAACACTGACCGTTATCAGTTATTCCGAAGACAGCTTGAAAGCTGATGCGCCGGGTCAGCGCTTTGGCGAAGATCTCTGCGCGGTAGCCGGATGCACTGGCAACCTACTAGCTCTGGGTTCGCCTCGATGGGTTGAAGAGAAGCGGGAGAAGATACTGAATTTACTGGTTAAAGAAGAGGTGCGGCTTACGCAGGGTATGGATGACGATACGATTGATGAAGAGGTGGAAACAGACGACTAGGGCTATAGACTAGGGCGATTAAAATGATTTTTGCCGCTTCTGATCCGGGTTTTGTCTTTTTGAAATTTTTTCCACCCTTAAAGCATGTCTGGTATAGCCGAAAGTCTTTTCAACATAATCATATGCTTTCTTAACCTGTGTCTTATAATGCTCAGGATTGCTCATAAGATCATCGATTTTCCGACTTACCTCTAAAGGTTCCGCGTAAATGGCAGCGTCTGCGAACAACTCCCTATAGCTCGGAGGGATCACAACAGGTACGCCGACGGCCATGGCTTCCAGTATAACACGGCCAAAGGATTCAATACAGTCTGGATGAATATAATAAACAAAAACATCCAGTTTAGCCAAAAAGTCTTTGGGATGCATGGCTCCAAATTCAAATACGATCCAGTTGTCAGGCAGGCTTCCAAGCATATTTTTCGGTGTTTGCGCGCCTCCAAGCACATATACTTCATATGGACCGGCATCAGGATAAATGGAAAGTAATGTGCCAGGATCTGCAGGCCATTTGACATATTGGTCCCTCGAATGCCTGCCGATTCGAATTTTAGATCTTTGAGGCGGACGATCGGTTCGCCTCCATTTTTGTGCATCAATGATATTTGTCCAGTCTTCGTCTGAAAAATTGACATAGGACAGTTCATCAAAGTGATGGTCATAAAGCATTTTGCGAAGTTGTGGACCGATGGGATGCCAGATACCGGACCGGCCAAAATAATGTTTAAGGTTTTCGGAACAGCGCTTAATCTCATAATAGCGCAAACCGGCGCCGGTATAATCTTTTTTGGGGGACTGATTTACAATAACCCTGACATCATTAGCTTTAACCGCGGGAAGAAACCGTTGCCGGTCCTGAAGTACAAGTGGATGGCGCAAGATTAATAGATCACATGAAACTTTCTCGCCATAAACCAGCATCTGTACCATTTTGCCATCCAACATCTCTCTGATTTTTGAATTGATTGTTCCTTCTGTATCCAGGTCATACCGGTACATCTGGATCAGGCCGGTTCGCAGCCCCATTTTTTTATGGACTTTTATTTCTTCCAGGTTGGACATGGTGGTCCCCCCCGGCAGACGAAACTCAGAGGCAATAATCACATCAAAATACCGAGTGGACGATCGCCTGGCTTCCCGCTGGGGCCACATGGGCTCGGGCACAGGAAAGGGGCGGAATTTCTGCGGGAACTCGTAGCGCAGGCAAGTCGCGATATCATGGTAGTAGTTAGAGGCTTCAAAATATTCTTTACGGGCCCCCATAAAAAAACCATGATACCCAAAATGCGGATCTCCGGTCAGTGAGTTCGGAGACTGCCTTTGAAAGGAAAGCGGACCTGTTGATAGCCGAATAACGGAATCATCTCCAAAGGCTCGCCTCGCGCGTCGCACAAATTCCCCGTCAGCCCCGAAGCGCACACAATCCCAAGCCCCCAAAGAATCAAGTAAAAGCTGGCGGCGAAACATCATTGAAGACATGTTAATATGTATATAAAAACCTGGATTACCACGCCGGTAAAACTTGAGGTCGCTAGTGGCTCGGGCCTGCTCCGAGATGTTGGCAACAATAAAAGGATTTTCCAAAAGATGTTGCGCCTGCTTTTCTATTTTTACCGGATGGGACCAGTCATCAGCATCATTCGTGGTCACAAAGTCACCACAAGCCTCTTTTAACGCGATGTTGCGAGCCACATATGGACCACTGTTTATATTTGTTTTCAGTAATTTAATTCTAGGGTCTTTATCTGCATATTCTTTGACGATTGCTGCTGTAAGGTCTGAACTGCAATCATCTACCACCAGAATCTCCAGGTTACTCCATGTCTGCGCAAGCATGGAATCAAGAGCAGTTCCAATGGTATCTTGCGAATTATATGCGGGAATAATAACGGTAACCTTTGGGTTGCCGTTCGTCTTTAAAGGCTGAAGGGCTTTTGTCGGTGCAAGACGATCATAGGGCGGGATATCCGAAACTTTTTCTAGTGTGACGGGGGCAAGCTCATATAGCGCCAGGGCCTTATTAATCCATACCAATCGCTTATCAAGTTGGTCTTCCAGATTTGCGGCAGCCAAGTAAAGATCCGCATGAAGGCTCATGTTAAGTTGTTTTTTAACCGTTTTAAAACCTCCTGCTCTGTCTGCCAAAATATCATGACATTCCGCTTTGAGCACTGTTGCCCTGATCAGCCGAACAGAATCTTTCTCGCCCTTTGTCACAATGGGGAGAAGGCTCAGGCAGCGCCAAGCGCTCGCAGGCGTATATTGATTGGCTTCCCATAGAGCCAGTTCCCATGCTGCCGTCCTCTTCTGGAATGGTTGAGATTTATCCTCAAGCATTTCATGCAATTCCATTAGCGGACGATCTGTGAACCCCAATTGGTGTAGGCAACGTTTAGCGCGCTCTACCCTGCGCAGCGTATATTGCTCACCTGGGGAAAGCAGTTTCTGCAAAACACTTTGCCCGTATGGGGGAATTTTATTCCAGATAATTTCTTTTTGCTCTGGTGTTAGTCTTTTAACAATAAGCCACTCAACCAAATCAGCTAATTTGGGAATCAATTGTAATCCTTTTTTCTTGTCCTTATAGAAAATCTAAAAAAATAACAAACCAATAAAACTTTGTATGACTTCATATCATTTTATACAAACGTTTATCAACCGCTTCAACGAGGCTTTTAACCAGTGAGAATTAAATGAGTGCTTCAATCTTGCAATACCTGTTTACAATGGCTATAATGTATGACAATTAAATACATGGGAGAATCATATGAACAAAGCCATTTCCGTTCGGATTCCAGATGAACTGGCTTCAAGATTGAATGAAATATCGGTGGAAACGCAGCGATCCAAATCATTTCATGTCCAAAAAGCCATTGAAGCTTACCTGGCTGAAATGGCGGATCTGCAGGTGGCTCTTGACCGGCTGCAGGACCCTTCTGATGCGGTTGTTTCCCTTGACGACATAAGGCAGGAACTTGACCTGTAAAATCGCCTTTAAAAAGTCGGTTGCCCGGGATCTGAAAAAAATCGACAAGGCTCAGGCAGAAAGGATTCTGCAAAAAATTGAACAGGAACTGCCCTCAAAAGCAAAAACGCTCCCCGTACTCACCGGTCAATTTGCCGGCCTGCGAAAGTTTCGGGCCGGTGAATACCGCGTGATCTTTTCAATTGTTGGCGACACTGCGCTGGTGTTGAGGATCAGACACCGGCGGGATGTTTACCGATAGCACCTGCATCTCCAGCAAGAAAAATCAAAACGCCATTATTTGCCGCCTTTTAGCAGGCTCCCCAGGCGGCGGGACAAACGGCGGCCGATTATTGCGCGAAAGACGTGGGCCAGGCCGGCGGTAAAGCTGGGCTTGTCCGGGTTCATGCCTTTTGCCCACTCGGCAAAGCCGCCGATAATGGGGGGTGCAGCCGGGTCGTCTTCAAGGAGCCTGCGGCCGTGATAGGCGATGGCGGAGAGTTCCGAGCCGATGCGGGCGCGCTGACTTTCGGTCAGGGTTTGGGGCTCCAGGCTTTCGATTAACTGGCGGGCCTGCTGGATGCGCTTTAAAGTGCGCTTGGGGGCGTTTTGTTCCCGGTGCTCGATTTGGAGCTGGTCCAGGATATCCAAAAGTGTGCGGGTCAGGCGGACGGCATCCGAGGTACGGGACAGAACGGCGGCCAGCTCCTTTCGGGTGGATTTGGGCAGGTCAGGATCATCTTTGAGTTGTTTTTCGGTTATCAATTCTTCTTCCGCGGCCAGGCGCTGAAGGGCGCGCACCGGTAAATGGGCCGGCTTGGGCGGGATAAAGGGAAAATAGCTGCACAGGTCCGCATCCATTTCTCCCCGGGCGGAGATCATGGCGAACCCGGCCAGTTGCCACAGGCGGCGGTCATTTTCCGGTAATTGATGGAGGTTGGCGCACAGGCCGACAAACAGCTTTTCCGCGTCCTCGACCAAATTATAATGCCCGGGCTGCCCGAGCATGTTTTCCAGATATTCTTCGGCCAGGGCGAGCTCTGCAAGTTCACGGTCAAGGTCGGCCGCGCTTTCCAGGCGGTAACTTTCCAGAATCCGGGAGACGGGGAGTTTGAGCTCAAAGCGCTGCCGTCGGAGCTTGAGCCGCCGGTTGATCCAGCTATAAGCCAGCTTGGTCTCCGGGGCCAGCTGCAGGGCAGCTTCTATGTATTCAATGTCTTCGGGCCGGGTGTCATCCGGAAGGATCGCCACCCGCACCTCCTGAAATTTGCGGTAACGGTCCGGATTTTCAGAAAGCAGGGCCCGCATGGCCGCCAGCCGGCGGTTGCCGTTGACAACGATACCGTCTGCGGTTATCAGGAGGGGTTCGGTTTGCTGGGCCTGGCGGGAGAGCTCATGATAGATGGGGCCGCGGGGATCTTTGGACATTTTCAGGAGCAGGGAGTGGAGCTCTGCCTGGACCTCCGGGCTTTCCTGGTTGGCGGCAAAATAGCCCGGCGGCAGCTGCCGGGTGCGCTCCAGCTCCTGAAGCTGGGTAATCAGACGGCCGTTTTCCGGCCTGTAGAAAAGCAGATCCGCCGACAGGCGGGCGATGGGCAACCGTCTGTATTCTCCCCTGAAAAATACAAAATGGCCGCCTTCGGCCTCATCAATGCCAGCGGCGATATATTCCGCTCGCCGGGCGGAATCGAGTTCAAAGGCTTTGGGCTGGCCCTCCTGTAAATCCGCTTGTGAATCCATTAGTTGTTCTTCGCCCAATCCTCGTATGCTGCTGAAATCTTTAAGGCATGATCCATGGCGGTTTTCTTTTTCCACCTGAAAGTCAACAGGTCGATAATTGAAACAAGCCGGTTGCCTGTGCGCCATCGCACGGAATTTCTGATGGCGTGGAAATCGTTTTTCGCCTGGCGGAGCCATGATTTCAGTTTTTTGGTATTTTGCACCCGGCTTCCCGCTGACTCATCTTGATATTCTTGAAAAATCTGCCCCAGGTGATCAATGGCCATGGTTTTTTTGCGCCTGAAGGCCAGAAGTTCCAGAAAACGGATCAGGGCATTTCCCAGCTTCCATCTCATTGAATTTTTGAGCAGTTCATAGTCGTTGTTCAACTGGCGCAGCCAATTATTCAGCATTTTAATGGATTCAGAATCATGGAATGGAGATGGGGCGGCGAGCGGGATATTGAATTTTTCTGCTGTATGCCCCTTTTGTTCAAGCCGGTTAAGCGTCTCGTTCATATGGTCAACAGCCAGGGGCTGTTTTTTCCGAAACAGCAGAATCTCAATCAGCCGAACAAGGAAATTGCCCCACCGCCACCTGGCGGAGGAGATGAGGGCCTGATAGTCCCTGCGCAGCTGGCTGATCAACTTTCCGTTTTCCTTGTTTTGTAATTCTGCCGTGTCGGCCCGCTCCTCAGTGGCGGCCAGCCGGTCCTGAACATGCACTAGCTGGCTTTCGGATTTTGACAACTCGGTGAAGTACTGGCGGGTAAGATCCTCCTGGTTGTCGAGCTTGTCCTGAAGGTTCTGCAATTCCTGCTGCAGTCTTTCCAGATCGCTTTCTCTGTCTGTAACTTTATCCCGGATATGCTTTAATTCCTGTTCATTTCCGGCGAGCGCCTCGTCCTGCCGAGCGATTTTTTCCTGAAGCCGAGTTACCTCCTCGGCCCGGCTTTTGGCTTTCCGAGCGTTTTCCTCTGCTTCTTGAGCCTTTTCTTCTACTTCAATGGCCAATTGCTGCTTATGTTCCTCCTTTTCCTGGAGGTATTGTTCCAGGCTTTGTTTTTCCGCTTCTAATTCAGCCTGCTTTTGAATAACACTCTCTTTTTTTGCCAACTTAGCTTCAAGCTGCTGCAAGTCCTGCTGAAAATTTTGTTTTTCCGCCTCCAGCGTCTTTTTCTTTTCTTCCCGTACCTGGATCATTCTTTCCTTTTCCGTCAATTTTTCCCTTAACGCCTGTTTTTCCTGTTCCCACTCGGTTTTGGACTGTTCGGTCTGTCGTGCCAGCTCATCTTTCTGTTTTTGGGTTGCCTCGATCTCCGTTTTCAGCTTCTTGATGGTTTGGTCTTTCTGGGTCCACAAATCTGTTATTTGGTCCAGATTCCGGCCGGCTTTCAGCCATACTTCAAAACGAAGCGGCGCATCCGGCAAATCGGGGAAGGCGGGGAGAAAAATCCGTGGCGTATTGCCTGTCGCGCACATAACCAGTCCCTCCTGGCGGTCAAGCACAAGCGCCTGGCCTTCAACGGAGCACTGATCAAAACCGGCGGAATCCGGAGCAGACCAGACCGCCTGATCCGTGGCCGCGTTTATAAGGGCGAGGGATTGAATCCGGATCATGCCCCTTGTGTTCAGGGGGTCAAAGCGGAGCCGGTTTTGACGCAGTACATCCGGATTATTGATCTCCATGGAAATCTTCTGCCACTCTTCAGGGGCCAGAAGAATTTTTTTTGTGTTTTCGGAAGGGTGCATATTTTGGTCATTATCTGCCGAGGGAAGGCAGATTTGTGCATAAAGCATCGGCTCCTGATGATCGGCTTCCAGCAGAAGCCGCTGCCGCTTGATTTCCGTATTGAGTTCGGCCTGTTCATCAGGAGCGGATCAGGCCCAGCAGGTTGTCGAACATTTCTGCCGCATGTGAGGTGTCCACGGCGGTTTTCTGGGCTTTGGGGGCTTTCGGGACCAGGGGAAAAACGGCCAGGTTCTGCACGGCTGTTTTAGCTGAAAACACAGCTTCATCTGAGGCCTGCGTCTGCGCCGGGGATGCCAGGTGCCGGGTTTCATTGAGGCGAAACTGACCATAGAGCCAGGCGTAATGGGCAAAAATATTTTTCCCCTTTTCGCCGGTATCAGCATGGGAATTATGCGCGTGCTTGAGTTCCGGCCGGATATAAGCGATAAGGTCCTGGTATCCGTCGGCCAAGCCGATGGGAAAGCTCAGGTTTAGCTCGCGGCCGATGGTTTCCAGGCAGGAAACCGGATCAGCCAAAAGCCGGTCATAGGTAATAATGGCGTGGTCGTATTCGCGCAGCCGCGACAGTGCCTGGCGATTGGAAGAGAGCCACAGCAGATGACCTTTTAACAGGTCAAAGCCGTGCCGGTTCTGCAGGGAGACGGCCACCTCGTAGGGATGTCGGACCATGAACACAATACGCGGCGTTAGACCCTTTTCTGAAAATATATCCAGCCACAGGGGCAGGAATTTGCACAGGCGGGGGTCACTGATCACCCAGGGGGCGCTGGATGCAAATTCGCGTTCAATAAGGTTTTCGATTTTTTCCCGGGCATTGGCCGCCGCCCTGCTCTGAAGCCAGTTCTCCGGCAGGGTGCCGATCATGTCCCAGCGGCAGTTAAGATCCCGCAAGAGGATGTCATGGATGAGGATGATGCTGCTGTTTTCAGGATAATCACGGGCTTCTTCAGATCCATCGGCGGCACCCAGGCTCGGCCCGAGGTTAACGCCCAGCAGGCGCAGACATCCAGCCAGAACGGAAGTCCCGCTTTGGTACGCGCCCAGTATTACAACAGGATTGGTCTGCTCACTCATGCCATTACCCCGAAAAAAAATTGTAAAATTTTTAGATAGATAGATGGTTTCATGCCTCTATTGCCCGGAAAGCCTTAAAGACAAAGCAACCACTTGACAACCACTGTCATGAACTTAGCTCCTCCCGAATGTCATTTCGAGGAGCGATAGCGACGAGAAATCTAAAAAAATCATGCAATTGAAAGATTTCTCGCTGCCGCTCGAAATGACAGCCGCGCTCATTTTAAGGCTTAAGTTAATGGCATTGACTTGACAACAAACTTGTTTTTTATCCGCATAACCGGTAAAAACAATTTATTTAACATCCCAACAGGTTGCATAAAAACAGATAAAAATCAAGCCAGAGAATACACCATCAGATAGGGGTAGCTCTTTTCCGAATGCCTGAAAAAAGACCATTTGTATCCATTATTATCCCTGTCTGCCATGACTGGGAGCGGCTTAGCCTGGCCCTGGACGCCCTTGAGCGGCAGACCTGGCCAAGAGAGCGGTTCGAAGTCATCGTGATAAACAATGACCCGGCCGATCCCTTTCCGGATGAATATGCAAACCGGCCGGGTCTGCGTTTGGACAGCGAGGCAAAGAAGGGCTCCTATGCGGCCCGAAACCGCGCGATACAGATGAGCCGGGGGGATGTGCTGGGATTCTGCGATGCGGACTGCATCCCGAATACGGATTGGATCGAAAAGGCAGTGGCGTTTTTGGTGGAGAATCCGGGCTGCTTTCGGATGGCGGGCAGGATTGAACTGGTATACGGGGATAGTGAAAAACGCACCTGGGCGGAAATGCACGAACGCATTTTTGCCTTCATGCAGGACGAGTATGCGAGAAATGGAAGCTCCACCACGGCGAACATGTTTGCGTGGGGATGCGTGTTTGACGCGGTGGGGGGATTTGATGAAACGCTGGTATCCGGCGGGGATCTGGAGTGGGGCAAACGGGCGGATGCGGCCGGGTTCAGCATCGGCTACTGCGAAAATGCTGTTGTTCGGCATCCGGCAAGAAGCACCATGCCTGAATTAATGGAAAAGGCCAGGCGGGTGTGCAGCGGCTATATCCGGGTCAATGAAGCAGATATCCGGAAAAACCCGTTAAGTGCCCTCTATCACGGTCTTTGCATGATCAAGCCGCCGGTAAAGGGCGGATCCATGATTTTTGCCAGCAAAGACCTCAGGCCTGCCCAAAAAATGGGGGTGTATTTTCTTGAGTATTTACTGAAGCTCGTGCAGTTCGGGGAATATGTGCGGTGTCAGACAAAAGTTGTCCGCGGGCATCAATTTTGATTAAACCATTCATTGCCATTTCATTTGATCGAGGAATGCGAGCGAGGAGAAATCTTCCCGCGAAAAATTACAGAGGATCAACATTGGATATCAGCGCTTCAAACACTTTCTTCCAGTCAAACCGCCCGGCAAAGCGGCGGGCGGCGGCAGGATCGAATTCCTGCGGGTGAATGGCTTTCTGCACAAGGCTTACAAACTCCCGGGCATTGTCATAGAACCATACCGGGCCGCCTATCTCTTCAACCTCGGGCCACCGGGCGGAGATTGCGGGCAGGCCGGCGGCCATGTACTCGAATAGTTTCAGGGGGCGGATGCCTTTGATGGCACCCATCTGGTTGTTTACGTCAAAAGGAATCAAGCCGGCCACAGCAGAGCGCATCAAATCCGGCAAAGCAGGATGCGGTACCGGACCGATGGGGTAAACATTGGCGGGCAAGTCTGACAAGCCGTTGGCCGCCTCGGCCGGTCCGGCCAGCACGAAAGAAACGCGGGGCAATTGTTTTGCAGCGGTTTTAATAACGTTGAAATCGATGCGGGAGTCGATTATCCCGGTGTAGAGTGCAATTGGATCGGGTATATGTTGAATCGATGCGGGTCTTTTTCGGTGCTGCCGATTCTTTTTGAAATCAAACAGATCAAAATCGACCCCGTTGGGAACCAGTATCGCCTTATTGGGACCGAGCCGATCAATATAGGATTTTAGCCCATTGGCTGAATATGCGGTGATATCAGCCTTTCGGGCAATTTTTTCTGCCAGCGGCCGTGCCTCGCCTTCCCATCCCGGAAACCGCTCGTGCATGTCCATGACCCTGAAGAGCGATTTTTCAAAAGAGAGCTGCTCTGTCAAAAAATGATAAGAAATATTGTCAATATAGAGCAGTGAAACCCGGTTGATGCCCGCCTTTTGAATTCTTTGCTTCAATGACGGCATTAGGGTTTTATACCAGCTGCGGGTTACCGGTTTGCTTCTTAACGGGAAACGTCCGTCCGGGGCGATAAGGGAAAAAGGCAGATGCGAATGGATCATGCCGTTTTCATGAATCGATGGATTGTAAAAAACGCGCTTGAACCTTTGCAGCACCTCGGGAGTGGAAAGTTTCAGGAGATGCAGCGGGGTAACGGGCGCGGAAAAATAATGCACCTGCCAGCCATGGCGGGCAAACTGCCGGGCCAGGTGCTGGCTGCCTACCTGCAGCACCGACCAATAGGGATGGGAACATGCCATGACAACGGTTTTAGGTTTGTACGCAGACATATTCAAAAACCTCAACCGTTTTTCCCGCTGTTTTTGACCAGTCAAACCCTGCCGCCCGTTTGAGCCCCTGCCGGCGCATGCGGCTATAAAGTTCATCCGAGTCAAAAACCCTTTGGATTGCATCTGCCAGACAGATCGAATCATCGGGATCGCAGAGGATGGCGGCGTCTCCGGCGACTTCGGGCAGACTGGCGGTATCTGCGCACACCACGGGGCAGCCGCAGGCCATTGCCTCAAGCACGGGCAGGCCGAAGCCTTCATAAAAACTGGGATAGACAAATACGCGGGCGCCGGCATACAAAAGGGCCAACTCGGCGTCCGAGACATAGCCGGTATAAATAATCCGGTCTTTTAAACCGGATGCGTGCCGGCTGCCTTGCCCATCCTTTCCCCAGCCGGACCAGCCCGTGCACACCAGCTTTACGTGTGCCGGCAGATGGGCCAGGGCATCGAAAACGGCCCGGATGTTTTTGCGCGGATCAGAAGTACCGGCAAAAAGGACGTATTTTTCCGGCAGGCGCTTTTGCGCTTTGAATGCGTTTATTTTTTCCCGGGGATAATCATAAAACAGCGATTTATCGCAGCCCAGCGGGATGGGATGGATCCTTGCAGGCATGTCCGGATAGGTTTTTTGGAACTCTTTTCCGGTAAATGCCGATGGCGTGATGATAGCGTCCGCCAGGTTAAGGGATTTTTCAAAATATTTATTGAAAAACCGGACCCGGTCTTTGGGATGAAATTGGGGCATTATTTTTAATGACAGATCGTGGATAGTGAACACGGTTTTTACATTGCCTGCCGCCTTATAAGGGAAATAGCCGGCCTCATGATAGATGTCAAATCCCCGTGAAACGCGGTAAAACCGGCGGGCGCTCATTTCATGGGCAAGCATCCTGGCCATGTAGACAAAACCGGGCGGCAGCCGCCAGGCAAGATCAACGGCAGCTGTCCAGGGGCTTCTGCCGCCGGGCGGCACCGGCATTTGCTCGCAAAGGCGGATGCCGTCAAAATACCGGATCACCAGCTCCGGGTAGCGGACCTGGATTTGCCTGTAAAGCTCCCGAATATACCGGCCGATACCCGTCGCAATATTTTTCAGCGGCCCCGCATTCACCACCAGGGTGTCAAACCTTGAATTGTGAATTATTGGCTGCTTCATCTTATCGCCGTGTGAATATGAAGTTGGCCGAGCTCGGCAGAATCCGCTGCAGAAACGGCAGGCATGAAAGAAAATAAAAATACACGGTTTCCAAGGGCCCCCTTTTGATCAGGCACGGATAATAGTCTATATACAATTCGAGCCCGGCGTTTAAGGCAAGTCGTTTAATCTCAGGAATAATCATCACATCTTCGGGGACAGCCGCCCTTTTCCGGTTCATATGACGCGTCAAAACAGGATAAAAGAATCTTGTGGCAGCTGGTTCGTAAAAATAAATTGCCCTGCCCCCGGGCTTTAGCACCCGCGCGATTTCCTGAAGCATCCGTTTATGGGCCAGAAAATGATGGGCCGAAGCAAAGCAGAAGATCAGGTCCAGCGAGGCGTCGTCTTCATGGATTTCATAGCTTTTGCAGGCATATGAATTATCTATGCTGACCTCAAAAACGCGCTCCCATTTGGGAAGCGATATGACCGCATATTCGCTGATATCGGTGGCTGTCACGTGTGCGTGCGGAAAAACCCGTTTGTAGATGCAGGCGGCCCAGCCCTGCCCTCCCCCGATTTCCAGCACACGACCGGTTTTGGGGAGTTTGTCCCGATGCCGGTCCAGGCAATCCAGAAACACCCGGGCATCTGACATTTTGTTAATAATGTTGACAATCGAATCGGATTCAGGCGATTCGGTTTTGGAATCCCGCCAGAAATCGATTTCAATTTTCTGTTTGGCCTCAATATCACTCATCTTAATTCAGCCTAAATTGAGCGTTTCAGATTTTTAAAAACATGCTTTTATAAAAGATTATAACAATTTATATTTTAACAATCTGAAACCCTCCGGGATTTCCAATTTTACCGCATCTACTGCGTCAGATGCAGCCTCGCATAGTCCACTATAGCTCGCCTGCATCTTCCTTGTATCTGCGGCAAACTTGAAAATCGCTCAATTTAGGTTCAGAGTAAAATACTTTATGTCTGGATAGGACTGGATAGAAAACATATTTAAAGATTTCTCGTCGCCCCCCCTTTGAAAAAGGGGGGATTGGGGGGATTTATAATGGGCCATGATGAAAAATCCCCCTAAATCCCCCTTTAAAAGGGGGACTTAAAGGAATCTGAAAATCTCATCCGGCGACTTTCCTCGAGTATCATAAGGGGTCACTCGTTTATTATCTTGATTGCAAAAACCTGCATGGCTTTGTCTACACTTGCCAGCGCCATCTTTTCCAGCAACGCCTGAGCTGCCAGCATGCGATCAAAAGGATCGCGATGATCAGCATTCCAGCTTCCGGCCATTTGCGCATGCTCAGGCTTGATATTCAAAGATTGAAACCCCGCCTTATCAATCCATAAAGGC encodes the following:
- a CDS encoding class I SAM-dependent methyltransferase encodes the protein MSDIEAKQKIEIDFWRDSKTESPESDSIVNIINKMSDARVFLDCLDRHRDKLPKTGRVLEIGGGQGWAACIYKRVFPHAHVTATDISEYAVISLPKWERVFEVSIDNSYACKSYEIHEDDASLDLIFCFASAHHFLAHKRMLQEIARVLKPGGRAIYFYEPAATRFFYPVLTRHMNRKRAAVPEDVMIIPEIKRLALNAGLELYIDYYPCLIKRGPLETVYFYFLSCLPFLQRILPSSANFIFTRR
- a CDS encoding type II toxin-antitoxin system VapC family toxin; translated protein: MGIEAMLLDTHIFLWWLFDDERLPKKIKAFIQDINNPVYVSAASVWEITTKFRLGKLPEADAVAVNVPLWIDKAGFQSLNIKPEHAQMAGSWNADHRDPFDRMLAAQALLEKMALASVDKAMQVFAIKIINE